The following DNA comes from Myxococcus fulvus.
CCGCACCGGGAGCGACGCATCCACCATCTCCGCCGTCCCGCCCACCAGCGAGAGCACCTGTGACAACGGAACCGGCGACTCCAACCACGGGCTCTTGGGCGTCACGATCCACGCGCGGCTGCCACCTGACTCCAGCGCCTCCAGCTCCACATCGAGCAGACCGGCCGCGCACTCCAACCGCGTCGCCCCGGAGCGCGGCAACAGCCCTTTCTCGGACAGCAGATGGAACGTCGCCACCGTGGCGTGGCCGCAGAAATCAATCTCCGCCTCCGGCGTGAAGTACCGCAGCTTCACCCCCTGCGCCCCGGGGCCCGCCAGCACGAAGGCCGTCTCCGATGCACCCACCGCCGCGGCGATGCGCTGCATGGCGTCCTCCCCTAACCCCGCCGCATCCAGGACCACTCCCGCGCGGTTGCCGGCACCCGGCGTCCGCGTGAAGGCATCGACAATGCTCACCTGCATGGTGTGCTCCTCCGCTGGCCACCTCGCTCGATGGCCGTGGATTGTACCGAAACAATCGACCTCAAGAATCGACACAATCGATGCATTGCGCGGAGCCGCCCGTCAACCGTATGAATTGTCACCATGACAATCTGGACGCCCAACCTCCGCGACCGAGAGGGTCCGCTGTACCGGGTCATTGCGGATGCGCTCGGCGCGGACATCGAGGAGGGCCGCCTCGCTCCGGGGACGCGCCTGCCAACCCACCGGGAGCTCGCTGAGAAGGTTGGCGTCACCGTGGGCACGGTGACTCGGGCCTACGCGGAGGCGGAGCGCCGAGGCCTCATCGGCGGTGAGGTGGGCCGAGGCACCTTCGTCCGCCACCGCGACACGCCCCGCCACCTGCCCTCCCCCGCACCGGCTGAAGGGGACGACGCCCTGGTGGAGCTGGGCCTCAACTGGCCCGCTACACCACCGAAGGACCCGGCCAGCGCCGCATTCGCGAAGACTCTGGACGCCATGCAACGCTCGCCCCGCGTCGCGGAGTTGCTTGAGTACGCCCCGCACCTGGGCCACCTCGCGCACCGTGAGGCCGGCGCCGAGTGGATGTCCCGCTTCGGCCTCGACGTGTCCCCGGCGCGCGTCATGGTGTGTTCCGGTGGCCAGCACGCGATGGAGGTGGCGCTCAATGTCCTCACGCGCCCGGGCGACACGGTGCTCTGCGAGGCCCTCACCTATCCGGGCCTCAAGGTGCTCGCCAGCCGCCTCCACCTGCGTCTGCAGGGCGTGGCCATGGACGCACAAGGGCTCCTGCCCGAGGCATTGGAGACCGCGTGCCGGAGCGGCGCGAAGGTCCTCTTCTGTCTGCCCAACCTCCAGAACCCCACCGGCGCCGTCATGTCCGAGGAGCGCCGCCGCCGCATCGCCGCCGTGGCTCGCAAGCACGGGCTCTCCGTCGTGGAGGACGACGCCTACGGGCTGCTGCTCGACAAGCGCCCGCCCCCGCTCTGCGCGCTCCTGCCCGAGTCCGGCTGGTTCATCGCGGGTGTCTCCAAGCTGCTCGCCCCGGGCTTGCGCATCGGCTACCTCGCGGCGCCCGAGGGCCCTGGCACGGAGCGCCTCGCGGAAGAGGCCGCGCTCGCCTCACGCATGACTCCAGCGCTCACGGCCGAGCTCGCCGCGAGATGGGTGAACGACGGCACCGCGGACGAGCTCGTCACCCGCCGTCGACGCGAGGCCCGGGAGCGACTGGAGCTGGCGAAGGAAATCCTAGGAGACAGGCTGCGGCGAACACCCGCGAACCACATCACCTACCACCTGTGGCTCGAGCTACCCGGCGGCTTCCGCGCGGAGCCCTTCACGTCGCAGGCCCGTCGGCGCGGCGTCTCCGTCACACCCGCCGAGGTCTTCAGCGTGGGTCCCGCCACCGCGCCGGCGGCGGTGCGCCTGTGCCTGGGAGCACCGCGCACCCGCGCCGCGCTGGAGAAGGGCCTCCAGCGCCTGAAAGACACGCTGGAGGGAGGGCCCGAGCCCCTCGCCTCCATCGTCTGACGACGCATCTCTCAATCGCCCCCAAGCACTCTCTCGGCGCGGACGCATCGACTCTTTCTCTGTGCGCCTGACTGGAGTTGCACTGGTCACGTGGCGCCCCGTCCGTGACATGGACGAGGAGATTGTCAGGTGGCCGCAGGTCCCCCGGGTTCGTTCACGGGCAGGAGCTCTGGATGCACCCGGGCCACGCCTTCGTCCGCATCGACATGGGGGCTGGGCTCGAATCAGGTCAGGACCCGATGGCGTCGGGGTCCAGCAAGCGGACGGGTATCCACATCACCCAGGTCCGGGAGACGCCAGAAGCGCGCGAGGCCCGGCTCAGGGCCTGGGCCTACGCCGTGCATATCGAGTTCATCCCACCGTTTGCGCAGTGCCTCTAAATGGACCCGGACAGGCCGCCAGCCGTCGCGGGCTTTGCGACAATGACTCCTCGAATCGTGACACCCGAGAACGCCAAGCAACTGACCCGGCTGCGACAGCTCGGAGAGCCGACCCTCCATCCGGACTATTGGGGGCAGGTGCTGACCTTCGACCCCCGGTCACGCCTGCTCGTCTCCATGGTGCTGGGAAGCAAGGGACGACTCCGATGGTGGGACCTCCAGGACGAATTGCCGCATCCCCGAGTCGTCCAGCCCCTTCCGGGCGGGCTTGAGGCGGTAGTCCTCCCGGATGCCCAGACCATCATGTCGGTCACCGTCGGAGGGCAGCTCCAGGCCTGGTCGGCGGCCGACGGACGGGCGCTGCGCTCGGCGCATCTCGGACTGACCACCTCGGGCATCGACCTGTCTCGCCAGGGAGACCTCCTGCTGGTAGCGGGGGTTTCTGGAGACCTCCGCCTCTGGGACGTCGCCCACTGGCGGCCTCTCCGGGACCTGGAACCGGCCTCCGCGTTGCTCTACGGCTGCGCACTCTCTGCCGATGCGACGCTGGCAGCCGCGGGTGCGGCGGATGACCGGGGCGAGAACGAAACCCAGGGCTCGATTCGCATCTGGGACGTAGCAACCGGCGCCTCGCGCGGCGTCATCTCCGTGCAAGCCTCCCGCGTCTGGGACGTGGCCTTTACGCCCTCGGGCAACCTGCTCGCCGCCGGCACGTCGGTGGACGACATCATCCTGGTCGACGTGGTGAGCATGAAGGTGGTGGGGACGCTCAAGGGCCCGCCCGCCGGAGCCTGGCGCCTGAGCTTCAATTCCGACGGTTCTCTGCTCGCGATAGGAGCGGATACGGGCGCCTTCGTCGTGCTGAGGACTGACGGGGGAGGATGCGTCCACGCCTATTCGGACAAGGACGACCAGCAGGCCAGCGCCGCGGTCTTCTCCCCGGATGGCCGGTTCGTCGCATGGGGAGAGGACTTGGCGCAGGTGGGTGTGTGGGGCGTTGATGCGTAACGCCCCACCACTTGCAGCCGTGCACGCTGGAGGGAGGGCCCGAGCCCCTCGCCTCCATCGTCTGACGACTACTTCTGCGGCGGCGGCACCGGACGGACATGCAGCTCGCGCAGCTGCCTGTCGTCCACGTCGCCGGGCGCGCCCGTCATCAGGTCCGTGCCCGTCTTCGTCTTCGGGAACGGAATCACGTCGCGCAGCGACTCGGAGCCGGTGAGCAGGAAGGCGAGCCGGTCCATGCCCAGCGCGATGCCACCGTGCGGCGGCGCGCCGTACTTGAGCGCGTCCAGCAGGAAGCCGAACTTCGTCTGCGCCTCCTCCTCGCCGATGCCCAGCGCCTTGAAGACCTCCGCCTGCACCTTCGGGTCATGCAGACGGATGGAGCCGCCGCCGATCTCGAACCCGTTGAGCACCACGTCGTAGCGGTGGCACTTCACCCGGCCCGGCTCCGTCAGCAGATACTGCACGTCGCCATCGTGCGGCCGCGTGAAGGCGTGGTGCGCCGCCACCCACGTGTTCGTCTCCTCGTCGTGCTCGAACAGCGGCGGGTTCACCACCCACAGGAACTTCCACTGGCCGCCGCTGCCGTACTCCGGAATCAGCCCCAGCTTCTTGGCGACGTGCACACGCAGGTTCGCCATCACCGTGTGGACCAGCGCCTCCTTGCCGAACTGGAACAGGATGAGGTCGCCCGTCTTCGCGCCCACCGCCTGGTTGATGGCCGCGCGCAGGGCCGGCGTAATCGTCTTGGACAGGGGCGACTGCGTCCACTCGCCACCGTCCGCCACCTTCGCGCGCGCCAGGCCCTTGGCGCCCGCCTGCTTGGCGAACTCCTCCAGCTTGTCGCTCTCCGCGCGGCTCATCGCCTTGTCCGCGGGGATGACCATCGCCTTGACGATGCCCTTGTTCTGCACCGCCTCGAACATCATCGGCACGCCGCCCGCCTCGCCGTGCTCGCGAATCAGGTCCGTCAGCACCGTGTGCTCCAGCCCGAAGCGCAGGTCCGGCTTGTCGTTGCCGTACTTCGCCATGGACTCGTAGAAGTCCATGCGCATGAACGGCGTGGGCACGTCGATGCCCAGCACCTCGCCCCACAGCTTCTTGATGAGCCCCTCGATGATGGTGAAGATGTCGTCCTGGCTGACGAAGCTCATCTCCACGTCGATCTGCGTGAACTCCGGCTGCCGGTCCACGCGCAGGTCCTCGTCACGGAAGCACTTCACGATCTGGAAGTACCGGTCGAAGCCCGCCACCATGAAGAGCTGCTTGTAGAGCTGCGGGCTCTCCGCCAGCGCG
Coding sequences within:
- a CDS encoding PhzF family phenazine biosynthesis protein is translated as MQVSIVDAFTRTPGAGNRAGVVLDAAGLGEDAMQRIAAAVGASETAFVLAGPGAQGVKLRYFTPEAEIDFCGHATVATFHLLSEKGLLPRSGATRLECAAGLLDVELEALESGGSRAWIVTPKSPWLESPVPLSQVLSLVGGTAEMVDASLPVRRNAQRLMVPFRRREDVWALAARSGALAELLRPHGLRGLYVFTRETREAGSVAHSRYFVPGLGVPEDPVTGSAAGPLGVYLSMHGALELPATGGTVRARIEQGDAIGKPGRIEVEVTGRAGHPEQARIGGVAVTVLEGSLRV
- a CDS encoding PLP-dependent aminotransferase family protein; the protein is MTIWTPNLRDREGPLYRVIADALGADIEEGRLAPGTRLPTHRELAEKVGVTVGTVTRAYAEAERRGLIGGEVGRGTFVRHRDTPRHLPSPAPAEGDDALVELGLNWPATPPKDPASAAFAKTLDAMQRSPRVAELLEYAPHLGHLAHREAGAEWMSRFGLDVSPARVMVCSGGQHAMEVALNVLTRPGDTVLCEALTYPGLKVLASRLHLRLQGVAMDAQGLLPEALETACRSGAKVLFCLPNLQNPTGAVMSEERRRRIAAVARKHGLSVVEDDAYGLLLDKRPPPLCALLPESGWFIAGVSKLLAPGLRIGYLAAPEGPGTERLAEEAALASRMTPALTAELAARWVNDGTADELVTRRRREARERLELAKEILGDRLRRTPANHITYHLWLELPGGFRAEPFTSQARRRGVSVTPAEVFSVGPATAPAAVRLCLGAPRTRAALEKGLQRLKDTLEGGPEPLASIV
- a CDS encoding WD40 repeat domain-containing protein — protein: MTPENAKQLTRLRQLGEPTLHPDYWGQVLTFDPRSRLLVSMVLGSKGRLRWWDLQDELPHPRVVQPLPGGLEAVVLPDAQTIMSVTVGGQLQAWSAADGRALRSAHLGLTTSGIDLSRQGDLLLVAGVSGDLRLWDVAHWRPLRDLEPASALLYGCALSADATLAAAGAADDRGENETQGSIRIWDVATGASRGVISVQASRVWDVAFTPSGNLLAAGTSVDDIILVDVVSMKVVGTLKGPPAGAWRLSFNSDGSLLAIGADTGAFVVLRTDGGGCVHAYSDKDDQQASAAVFSPDGRFVAWGEDLAQVGVWGVDA
- the aspS gene encoding aspartate--tRNA ligase, which translates into the protein MAVPFISEVKRTHTCGQLTARNVGEEVVLFGWVHNRRDHGGAVFIDLRDRDGLTQVVFEPDHAEAHGLAGSLRLEYCIGVRGKVVSRGKNVNPKMKTGEIEVQASDLTIFNRSEPTPFPIEDAIDTSEEKRLAHRYLDLRRAPLQKSLRTRSQMNALTRAYMVDQGFLELETPFMGKYTPGGARNFLVPSRMNAGKFYALAESPQLYKQLFMVAGFDRYFQIVKCFRDEDLRVDRQPEFTQIDVEMSFVSQDDIFTIIEGLIKKLWGEVLGIDVPTPFMRMDFYESMAKYGNDKPDLRFGLEHTVLTDLIREHGEAGGVPMMFEAVQNKGIVKAMVIPADKAMSRAESDKLEEFAKQAGAKGLARAKVADGGEWTQSPLSKTITPALRAAINQAVGAKTGDLILFQFGKEALVHTVMANLRVHVAKKLGLIPEYGSGGQWKFLWVVNPPLFEHDEETNTWVAAHHAFTRPHDGDVQYLLTEPGRVKCHRYDVVLNGFEIGGGSIRLHDPKVQAEVFKALGIGEEEAQTKFGFLLDALKYGAPPHGGIALGMDRLAFLLTGSESLRDVIPFPKTKTGTDLMTGAPGDVDDRQLRELHVRPVPPPQK